The Deltaproteobacteria bacterium genomic sequence GACCCGGTGGATCTCGGCCACATAGAGCGCCCCGTTGCGGATCGCCACGCCGTTCGGGCTGCGCAGGCCCCGCGCGATCGCAACGACCCGGCGCGACTCCTTCGTCGTCCCTCCCGGCGGGACGGCGTACACCTCCCCCTTCCGGGTGCCGACGAAAAGCGTCCCCCGTTCCCCGAGCGCCATCGACCGCGCGTTGGGAACTTCCGCGTACTCCGCGATCCGGAATCCGGGCGGAAGGCGGATCCGCCCGATGCGGGTGTCAGAATCTCCTCCGGCGGCAAAGGGGGGCGCGATCGACAAAAGGAAGATCGTGGAAAAAACCCCGAAGGCGGCGACTATGGCGGACCGAATGGCCGTCGGACGCACGTCCCACCTCCGGGGTAAGTCAACGAACGGTCCGGTTATTCCGGACTACGCCTTTCCGCCCGACATTTTCCTGAAAAATTCATCCCCCCGCCGCTTCATCTCCTCCGGCGGAACCTCCTCCTTGCGCGTCGCAAGGTCCCAGATGTGGCCGAACGGGTCCTGGAGACTCCCGGTCCGGTCGCCCCAGAACATGTCCTCCACGGGGCGCTTCACCGTGGCCCCGGCCCCCACCGCCTTGCGGAACAGCTCGTCCACGTCCCGGACGTACAGGTACAACCCGGAGGGCGTTCCGCCGAGCGTCTCCGGCGATTGGCAATTCATCCCCGGGACCTCGTCGCCGAGGAAGAACCGGGAGTCGCCGATCTTCAGTTCCGCGTGCATCACGGTCTTGCCGTCCGGAGCGTGCATTCGCGCGATCTCCTCGGCGCCGAACGCCTTGCGGTAGAAATCGATGGCGCGCGCCGCTCCCCGCACCGTCAGGTGCGGCGTGATCGAATGGTACCCTTCCGGTATCGGCTTCACGGCCAACGTCAACTTCTTCGCTGCCTTCACCTTCTCATCCCCTTTCCCGCCCGGCACGGGACGACGCCGGACGGAACCCCGCCCCGACCGGGAAATTTCCACGGCCGCGGCAAGGCGATCCCCGTTGTATTTGTGGCATCC encodes the following:
- a CDS encoding VOC family protein; this translates as MAVKPIPEGYHSITPHLTVRGAARAIDFYRKAFGAEEIARMHAPDGKTVMHAELKIGDSRFFLGDEVPGMNCQSPETLGGTPSGLYLYVRDVDELFRKAVGAGATVKRPVEDMFWGDRTGSLQDPFGHIWDLATRKEEVPPEEMKRRGDEFFRKMSGGKA